Proteins encoded in a region of the Marinilabiliales bacterium genome:
- the gldD gene encoding gliding motility lipoprotein GldD has protein sequence MKHPTTAIAFISAAVLTFVSCTGEYSPRPRGYFRIDFPEREYITYEGDCPFTFSYPAFAEINDDDGRLAHPCWFNIDFPGYRGRLHISYSEIDNNLVDYLEDARKLAFRHTVKADAIDERMFINRADDVYGTLYDIKGNAASAVQFYLTDSSSHFFRGALYFNVTPNRDSLDPVIDYFIEDIIYLMESFAWK, from the coding sequence ATGAAACACCCGACGACAGCCATAGCATTCATATCGGCAGCGGTTTTAACGTTTGTTTCCTGCACCGGTGAGTATTCGCCGAGGCCAAGGGGCTATTTCAGGATAGACTTCCCCGAAAGGGAATATATAACCTATGAAGGGGACTGCCCTTTTACATTCAGCTATCCTGCATTTGCAGAGATAAATGATGATGATGGCAGGCTGGCACATCCCTGCTGGTTTAATATAGACTTCCCCGGCTACAGGGGGAGACTGCATATCAGCTACAGCGAAATTGACAACAACCTGGTTGATTACCTGGAAGATGCACGAAAACTTGCCTTCAGGCACACGGTCAAGGCTGATGCGATTGATGAAAGAATGTTCATAAACAGGGCTGATGATGTGTACGGAACACTTTATGATATCAAAGGAAATGCGGCTTCGGCGGTGCAGTTCTACCTGACCGATTCCTCCAGCCATTTTTTCCGTGGGGCACTTTACTTCAACGTTACACCCAACAGGGATTCACTCGATCCTGTTATCGATTATTTCATAGAAGATATAATATACCTGATGGAAAGTTTTGCCTGGAAGTAA
- a CDS encoding 4'-phosphopantetheinyl transferase superfamily protein: MGLVMKKYVQDDTLLGLWEIDEDFFSLYDRLDLDEGEIDTLNSFKSYGRKLEWLSVRVLLLEMVGPGIKIYYNGNRKPFLTDPDYHISISHSGRLTSIILSRTKRVGVDLENISGKISSLAGKFLTSAEEEAVSRRFRRYHVYIYWCAKETLYKICDKQNINFREDIIIDPFTPEKSGTLTGRVHTDAIREDFVLHYFKYRKYSVVWCCK, from the coding sequence ATGGGACTGGTAATGAAAAAATATGTGCAGGACGATACTCTTCTGGGCTTGTGGGAGATAGACGAGGATTTTTTCTCGCTTTACGACCGGCTGGATTTGGATGAGGGGGAGATAGACACGCTGAACAGCTTTAAAAGCTACGGCAGGAAGCTGGAGTGGCTCAGTGTCAGGGTTCTTCTGCTGGAGATGGTCGGGCCTGGAATAAAGATATATTACAACGGCAACCGTAAACCCTTCCTTACCGACCCTGACTACCACATAAGTATATCCCACTCAGGCCGGCTGACCTCCATAATCCTGAGCAGGACAAAACGTGTGGGTGTTGACCTTGAAAATATTTCAGGAAAGATATCTTCACTTGCCGGGAAATTCCTTACTTCCGCTGAGGAGGAGGCGGTAAGCCGGAGGTTCAGGCGGTACCATGTATATATTTACTGGTGTGCCAAGGAGACGCTCTACAAGATATGCGACAAGCAGAACATTAACTTCCGTGAGGATATCATTATCGATCCGTTCACTCCTGAGAAGTCGGGTACCTTAACGGGCCGGGTTCATACAGATGCGATAAGGGAGGATTTTGTGCTCCACTATTTCAAGTACCGTAAATATTCCGTTGTTTGGTGTTGCAAGTAA
- a CDS encoding geranylgeranylglyceryl/heptaprenylglyceryl phosphate synthase, whose protein sequence is MIYQSILTLSGKKKILALLVDPDETGVERLGGLMEMAASSGVSLVLVGGSLVSNPVDPVVEAIKDISSIPVLLFPGNPGQLSSKADGILLLSLISGRNPEFLIGNHVVAARFIKNSRLEVIPTGYMLIENGALSSVGYMSNTTPIPRNKPDIAVSTAIAGELLGLKLIYMEGGSGANGIIPPAMIEAVRKNISVPLVVGGGIRDADDLRKVFDAGADIAVVGNSVERDPSKLEEFAALLRS, encoded by the coding sequence ATGATATACCAGTCGATTCTTACCCTTTCGGGGAAAAAAAAGATCCTTGCGCTGTTGGTTGATCCCGATGAGACGGGGGTTGAAAGGCTTGGCGGACTGATGGAGATGGCTGCGTCATCAGGTGTTTCCCTGGTGCTTGTCGGGGGAAGCCTTGTAAGTAATCCCGTTGATCCGGTCGTTGAGGCCATAAAAGACATATCATCCATACCCGTCCTCCTTTTCCCGGGCAATCCCGGACAGCTCAGCAGCAAGGCCGATGGAATATTGCTGCTGTCGCTTATATCGGGGAGGAACCCGGAGTTTCTTATCGGCAACCATGTTGTGGCAGCACGGTTTATCAAAAACAGCAGGCTCGAGGTAATACCAACGGGTTACATGCTGATTGAGAACGGTGCGTTGAGTTCGGTCGGCTATATGAGCAATACCACCCCTATACCCCGCAACAAACCTGATATTGCTGTATCCACTGCCATTGCCGGGGAGTTACTTGGACTTAAACTCATATACATGGAGGGCGGGAGCGGGGCAAACGGGATAATTCCGCCTGCCATGATTGAGGCGGTAAGGAAGAATATCAGCGTACCCCTGGTGGTGGGCGGCGGAATAAGGGATGCAGATGATCTCCGGAAAGTTTTTGATGCCGGTGCCGATATAGCAGTTGTTGGCAATTCAGTCGAGAGGGATCCCTCAAAGCTTGAAGAGTTCGCAGCCCTTTTGAGGTCCTGA
- a CDS encoding universal stress protein: protein MNNNVSKKINRILVPVDFSGYSLNACYFAMHLASRTGAGLKLFHAFFNPMIDAMAFPDAFTYQSNMAEVFRELEENSKKEMKKFAKKLKKYAKLKNLKEVEVETGVVAGQPGEEIESIIEAYDPDFIVIGTRGHGDRANEVLGSVASRVIDISGIPVLLVTRDAKLREKGNIRLLYATDFDDSDYQAIGSLSAIMSGYSLKIFCVHFETGSSKEDKESKMSEMKHKLIENKKVLSIECHNIKSDDIVTDLNLFVEANDIEMIALTHKKRNIFYRLFNPSLAKKLLFETKKPVFVFN, encoded by the coding sequence ATGAACAATAACGTCAGCAAAAAAATCAACCGTATACTGGTGCCGGTAGATTTCTCCGGGTACTCATTAAACGCATGCTACTTTGCAATGCACCTGGCTTCACGCACGGGTGCCGGACTGAAACTGTTTCATGCATTCTTCAATCCTATGATCGATGCCATGGCCTTCCCCGATGCATTTACATACCAGTCGAACATGGCAGAGGTATTCCGTGAGCTTGAGGAAAACTCAAAAAAGGAGATGAAAAAGTTTGCCAAAAAGCTTAAGAAATATGCAAAGCTAAAGAACCTCAAAGAGGTGGAGGTTGAAACCGGAGTGGTTGCCGGACAACCCGGTGAGGAGATTGAGAGCATTATTGAAGCTTATGATCCTGATTTCATTGTGATCGGGACAAGAGGTCACGGCGATCGGGCCAATGAGGTTCTCGGATCTGTTGCCTCAAGAGTCATCGATATTTCAGGGATTCCTGTACTGCTGGTGACCCGGGACGCGAAGCTCAGGGAGAAGGGAAATATCAGGCTGCTATATGCCACCGATTTTGATGATTCCGATTACCAGGCCATTGGCAGCCTCTCTGCAATCATGTCGGGCTACAGCCTGAAAATATTTTGTGTCCATTTCGAGACAGGTTCGTCAAAAGAGGATAAGGAAAGCAAAATGTCGGAGATGAAGCACAAACTTATAGAGAACAAAAAGGTGCTGTCAATTGAATGTCATAATATCAAAAGTGATGATATTGTAACCGACCTCAATTTATTTGTAGAAGCAAATGATATTGAGATGATTGCGCTAACCCACAAAAAAAGAAATATATTTTACAGGCTTTTCAATCCAAGTTTGGCAAAGAAATTGCTGTTTGAAACAAAGAAGCCGGTTTTTGTGTTTAATTAA
- a CDS encoding pyruvate, phosphate dikinase, whose product MPFKVKEILLVATLYDAYSIEKEGRFSDHMLGQYHQLNLTSLPRVTGVSKLEEALDELATKHYDMVIVMMGMDKQTPLVLSKRMKEEFAYIPVFFLLNNNRDIETFEESPARYGFVNRVFVWNGDSKMFFAMVKLLEDQVNVENDTAMGFTKVILLVEDSPKYYSRYLPMIYSIVLEQTRHLIEDVNTDELYKVLKLRGRPKILLASTWEEAMDIFTRYREYVLCVISDARIPRKGKIDPMAGVELIKYVKSQVENLPSMLQSADPEYQKMAHELKVSFINKNSETLLQDLKSFITYFLGFGHFVYRDNEGRQIAVAKSMREFESYLKTVPEESLVYHAVKNHFSLWLMARGEVKIARIINPLKINDFSNPAAMREFLINIISKHRNEQDMGKIVNFEESAILDESNIVSFAAGSLGGKGRGLAFVNSLIYSFRFSELIEGINVRTPVTGIIGTEEFDVFLEINKLYDIVYKEESYDRIKKLFLEGNISYNLEKKLRIFMNVVKRPIAIRSSSLFEDSLMQPFSGIFGTWLLPNNHPSFDVRLQQAMDGIKLVYASIFSDDSKRYFESINNRIEEEKMAIVLQEVVGNRSGDSYYPHISGTAQSHNYYPVAHMKPDEGFSVMAIGLGHYVVRGEQAWRFSPVYPDLEISSPKDQFKNSQLHFYAVNMARPEVNLLEGEDAGLIRLDISEAEKHGNLKHCASVYDRDSDRMVPGIETAGPRVVNFSNILKYDYIPLAKTISVTLDVVREALGCPVEIEFAVDLKKDEKGLPSFYLLQIKPLFGSSSDYAIDMKTIDNSKVILRSGKSMGNGKIDYIGDMVCIKRDKFDRLKTREMAAEVDRINSAMIRGGRKYVLIGPGRWGTRDRFIGIPVTWPQISNAAVIVEMSLEGFPLDASLGSHFFHNLTAMNVGYFSVNHTDTDDFFREEMLDQGEKIDETEFFIHVRFPEPLHVLMDGRQGIALIIKP is encoded by the coding sequence ATGCCGTTTAAGGTAAAGGAGATACTTCTTGTTGCCACACTTTACGACGCGTACAGTATAGAGAAGGAGGGGCGTTTTTCCGACCATATGCTCGGACAGTACCACCAGCTCAACCTTACCTCCCTGCCCAGGGTAACAGGTGTATCAAAGCTTGAGGAGGCACTTGATGAGCTGGCCACTAAACATTATGATATGGTTATCGTAATGATGGGCATGGACAAGCAGACACCGCTGGTTTTGAGCAAAAGGATGAAGGAGGAGTTTGCCTATATTCCCGTATTCTTTCTTCTTAACAATAACAGGGATATTGAGACATTTGAGGAATCACCCGCCAGGTATGGTTTCGTGAACCGTGTATTTGTATGGAACGGAGACTCGAAAATGTTCTTCGCCATGGTTAAGCTGCTGGAGGACCAGGTCAATGTAGAGAATGATACTGCCATGGGATTTACCAAGGTGATACTTCTTGTAGAGGATTCGCCAAAGTATTACTCCCGTTACCTTCCAATGATATATTCTATAGTTCTTGAACAGACCCGGCACCTGATCGAAGATGTCAATACCGACGAGCTTTACAAGGTGCTGAAGCTGAGGGGCCGGCCTAAAATACTTCTTGCATCTACCTGGGAGGAGGCGATGGATATATTTACCCGCTACAGGGAATATGTACTTTGTGTAATTTCCGATGCCCGCATCCCCCGTAAGGGGAAGATCGACCCCATGGCAGGTGTTGAACTGATAAAATATGTCAAGAGCCAGGTTGAAAACCTTCCATCCATGCTGCAATCGGCCGATCCTGAATACCAGAAAATGGCCCATGAGCTGAAAGTCAGCTTTATAAACAAGAATTCTGAAACACTTCTGCAGGACCTGAAAAGCTTTATTACCTATTTCCTTGGATTTGGTCATTTTGTTTACCGCGACAACGAGGGGCGGCAGATCGCCGTGGCTAAGTCAATGCGGGAGTTTGAAAGCTACCTGAAAACGGTTCCCGAAGAGTCTCTTGTCTACCATGCAGTTAAGAACCATTTTTCCCTATGGCTGATGGCAAGGGGGGAGGTTAAGATTGCCCGTATAATCAACCCCCTTAAGATAAATGATTTCAGCAATCCGGCAGCGATGCGCGAGTTTCTTATCAACATTATCTCCAAGCACCGTAATGAGCAGGATATGGGGAAGATTGTCAATTTCGAGGAGTCGGCCATCCTGGACGAGTCAAATATAGTCTCTTTTGCTGCCGGATCACTTGGGGGAAAGGGACGGGGACTTGCATTTGTAAATTCTCTGATCTACAGTTTCAGGTTCTCGGAGCTTATAGAGGGTATAAATGTGCGCACTCCGGTTACCGGTATAATTGGCACCGAAGAGTTTGATGTTTTCCTGGAGATTAATAAGCTGTATGATATAGTTTACAAAGAGGAGAGCTATGACAGGATAAAAAAATTGTTCCTTGAGGGGAATATCAGCTACAACCTTGAAAAGAAGCTGCGGATATTCATGAACGTGGTAAAACGTCCGATTGCCATCAGGTCCTCAAGCCTTTTTGAGGATTCGCTTATGCAACCATTCTCGGGGATTTTCGGGACCTGGCTCCTTCCGAACAATCATCCCAGTTTTGATGTAAGGCTTCAGCAGGCTATGGATGGCATCAAGCTGGTATACGCATCAATATTCTCAGACGATTCCAAAAGATATTTTGAATCTATCAATAACCGGATTGAAGAGGAGAAGATGGCAATTGTCCTGCAGGAGGTCGTCGGCAACAGGTCGGGTGACAGCTATTATCCCCACATAAGCGGCACGGCACAGTCCCATAACTATTATCCGGTAGCACATATGAAACCTGATGAAGGCTTCAGTGTTATGGCAATCGGACTGGGCCATTATGTAGTAAGAGGTGAGCAGGCATGGAGGTTCTCGCCGGTATATCCCGATCTTGAGATCTCCTCGCCGAAGGATCAGTTTAAAAATTCCCAGTTGCATTTTTACGCCGTGAACATGGCCAGGCCGGAGGTTAATCTTCTGGAGGGGGAGGATGCGGGACTTATAAGGCTTGATATTTCAGAAGCTGAGAAGCACGGTAACCTTAAGCATTGTGCCTCGGTATATGACCGCGACAGTGACCGGATGGTGCCGGGTATTGAGACGGCAGGACCGAGGGTGGTTAATTTTTCCAACATCCTTAAATATGATTACATCCCTCTTGCAAAGACCATAAGCGTTACCCTTGATGTTGTGAGGGAAGCGCTCGGATGTCCGGTTGAAATAGAATTTGCGGTTGACCTGAAAAAAGATGAGAAGGGCCTGCCATCGTTTTACCTGTTGCAGATCAAGCCGCTTTTCGGCAGCAGCAGCGATTATGCCATTGACATGAAGACAATTGACAATAGTAAAGTAATACTCAGGTCGGGAAAGAGCATGGGCAACGGGAAGATCGATTATATAGGCGACATGGTATGTATAAAAAGGGATAAGTTCGACAGGCTTAAAACCCGGGAGATGGCTGCAGAGGTTGATAGGATAAACTCAGCCATGATCAGGGGAGGAAGGAAATATGTACTTATAGGACCCGGCCGGTGGGGCACCCGCGACCGCTTCATAGGCATTCCGGTTACATGGCCGCAGATATCAAATGCTGCAGTGATAGTCGAAATGAGCCTGGAAGGGTTTCCTCTCGATGCTTCACTGGGGTCTCATTTTTTCCATAATCTCACTGCAATGAATGTTGGCTATTTTTCGGTGAATCACACAGATACTGATGATTTTTTCAGAGAGGAGATGCTTGATCAGGGTGAAAAAATTGACGAGACTGAATTTTTCATACATGTAAGATTTCCTGAGCCGTTACATGTTCTTATGGACGGAAGACAGGGGATTGCACTGATAATAAAACCATAA
- a CDS encoding phosphoenolpyruvate synthase — protein MIKQIRDIADPGNYEFHQTSFSNLMQIRIQNVLLICSNYDAFMLEEDGRIDEQIFNEYVSLNLSTPPRFLKASGGTDAFGILEEEKIDLIISMFSIGGESDIFNLAKQIKSEHPGIPIVVLTYFSREVSMKLANEDLSAIDYVFCWLGNADLLLAIIKLIEDKMNAENDVETGGVQTILLVENSIRYTSSYLPNLYKIILKQSRDFAREALNAHQKNLRMRGRPKILLATNYEEAIDIYKRYKNNLLGVISDISYSRKGRRDPQAGIRLCRKVKSDDPHMPVLLQSSDMENHVQAEELKAGFIHKYSKTLSIELRNFVIRQFSFGEFIFRDPDTKEEVCRAADLQAMQQAILTIPEKVLYFHSSNNHFSKWLNARALFPIARMFKHLKVDDFDSIEEVRRYIHTAISSFRSSKGRGVIAKFDKNSFDEYLMFSRIGEGSIGGKARGLAFINSILNEHGLFTKFPGAIVTIPRTVVLSTDIFDEFMETNDLYRFAISGVSDEEILQRFVDASLPGRLHQDLYAFISVVRNPVAIRSSSKLEDSHYQPFAGIYSTYMIPRVEDSTRMIGMLTDAIKSVYASVYYKSSRAYMTATANVIDEEKMGIILQEVCGTRNGDRFYPTISGVARSINFYPIAPEKPEDGIASIAYGLGKLIVDGGISLRFSPKYPKKILQLSSPDQALRETQKKFYSLDLNVDSFRPSTDDSVNILKLGIKDAENDPSFRFAASTYDYEYNMLREGMGQQGRKVVTFANVLTHSTFPLAEILQELLDSGQHEMNNPIEIEFAVDLDTPKDEPGIFYFLQIRPIVHGEQKVDVNFDRIDKNNTIVYSESALGYGTITNISDFVYVKPDKFNPSENKDIALEIEKINENFIKEGRNYVLTGPGRWGSSDPWLGIPIKWPQISMARVIIESGLDNYHIDPSQGTHFFQNLTSFRVGYFTINPHFREGLYDVDFLDGQPAYYEDTHVRHVRFEQPFKIQIDGRHNKGVIFKPQPVKEGARDMTGIITGKGD, from the coding sequence ATGATCAAACAGATAAGAGACATTGCTGATCCGGGTAATTATGAGTTCCATCAAACCTCGTTCAGCAATCTTATGCAGATACGTATACAGAACGTTCTTCTCATTTGCAGCAACTACGATGCATTCATGCTTGAGGAAGACGGCCGGATAGATGAGCAGATATTCAATGAGTATGTCTCACTTAACCTGAGTACCCCGCCAAGGTTTCTTAAGGCAAGTGGCGGTACCGATGCATTCGGTATCCTTGAGGAGGAAAAGATCGATCTTATAATTTCCATGTTCAGTATCGGAGGGGAATCGGACATCTTTAACCTTGCCAAACAGATTAAATCGGAACATCCGGGCATACCTATCGTGGTACTGACCTATTTCTCGCGTGAGGTATCAATGAAACTGGCTAATGAGGATCTGTCAGCCATCGATTATGTATTCTGCTGGCTGGGTAATGCCGACCTTCTTCTTGCCATTATCAAGCTGATAGAGGATAAGATGAATGCCGAAAATGATGTTGAGACGGGCGGGGTCCAGACTATATTGCTGGTAGAGAATTCTATCCGGTATACATCCAGCTATTTGCCAAACCTTTATAAGATTATTCTGAAGCAGTCGCGCGATTTTGCAAGGGAAGCACTCAATGCACACCAGAAGAACCTCCGGATGAGAGGAAGGCCCAAGATCCTGCTGGCAACGAATTATGAAGAGGCGATTGACATCTACAAGAGATACAAGAATAACCTTCTGGGGGTCATATCAGACATATCCTACAGCAGGAAAGGCAGGCGTGACCCGCAGGCAGGAATCCGTTTGTGCCGCAAGGTTAAATCGGATGATCCCCACATGCCCGTTCTTCTGCAGTCCTCCGACATGGAAAACCACGTCCAGGCAGAGGAATTGAAAGCTGGGTTTATTCACAAGTATTCCAAGACCCTCTCCATTGAACTGAGGAACTTTGTCATAAGGCAGTTTTCTTTCGGCGAGTTTATTTTCAGGGACCCCGACACCAAGGAGGAGGTCTGCAGGGCTGCCGATCTGCAGGCAATGCAGCAGGCAATACTTACCATACCCGAAAAGGTTCTATATTTCCATTCAAGCAACAATCATTTCTCCAAATGGCTGAACGCCAGGGCGCTGTTTCCTATTGCGCGGATGTTTAAACATCTGAAGGTTGATGACTTCGATAGTATCGAGGAGGTCAGGAGATATATCCATACCGCCATATCAAGCTTCAGGTCCAGCAAGGGTCGCGGGGTTATTGCCAAATTTGACAAAAACAGCTTTGATGAATACCTGATGTTCTCGCGCATAGGCGAAGGTTCGATAGGCGGTAAGGCGCGGGGGCTGGCATTTATTAATTCGATACTTAACGAGCATGGTCTTTTTACCAAATTCCCTGGGGCTATTGTTACCATACCCCGTACAGTGGTTCTGAGCACAGATATTTTTGATGAGTTCATGGAGACCAATGACCTCTATAGATTTGCAATATCCGGCGTTTCGGATGAAGAGATACTGCAGCGGTTTGTCGACGCAAGTCTCCCGGGACGGCTCCACCAGGATTTGTATGCCTTTATCTCTGTGGTGCGCAACCCGGTAGCAATCCGTTCTTCCAGTAAGCTGGAGGACAGTCACTACCAGCCGTTTGCAGGGATCTACTCAACGTACATGATACCCAGGGTGGAGGACAGTACCAGGATGATAGGTATGCTGACCGATGCGATAAAGTCCGTTTATGCATCGGTCTATTACAAAAGCAGCAGGGCTTATATGACCGCTACTGCCAATGTTATAGACGAGGAGAAGATGGGGATAATTCTCCAGGAAGTATGCGGTACCAGGAACGGTGACAGGTTCTATCCGACCATCTCAGGTGTTGCCCGTTCGATCAATTTCTATCCGATCGCGCCCGAGAAGCCTGAGGACGGAATAGCAAGCATTGCCTACGGGCTTGGCAAGCTTATAGTCGACGGAGGCATTTCACTGAGGTTTTCTCCGAAATATCCCAAAAAGATACTTCAGCTCTCCTCTCCCGACCAGGCGCTGAGGGAAACCCAGAAGAAATTCTATTCCCTTGACCTGAATGTTGACAGCTTCAGACCTTCTACTGATGATAGCGTCAACATACTGAAGCTTGGCATAAAGGATGCGGAAAATGATCCTTCGTTCAGGTTCGCAGCCTCAACATATGATTATGAGTACAATATGCTCAGAGAGGGTATGGGCCAGCAGGGCAGAAAGGTGGTGACATTTGCCAATGTCCTTACGCATAGCACATTTCCATTGGCTGAAATACTGCAGGAACTACTTGATTCAGGGCAGCATGAAATGAATAATCCTATCGAGATAGAATTTGCGGTCGATCTTGACACACCAAAGGATGAACCCGGTATTTTTTATTTTCTCCAGATTAGGCCGATCGTGCACGGAGAGCAGAAGGTGGATGTCAATTTTGACAGGATTGACAAAAACAATACGATTGTTTACTCGGAATCGGCCCTTGGGTACGGAACCATTACCAATATATCCGATTTCGTATATGTTAAGCCTGATAAGTTCAACCCATCAGAGAACAAGGATATTGCACTGGAGATTGAAAAGATAAATGAAAATTTTATCAAAGAAGGGCGAAACTACGTGCTTACAGGGCCCGGACGGTGGGGATCGAGTGATCCCTGGTTGGGGATACCGATAAAATGGCCCCAGATATCAATGGCCAGGGTGATAATTGAATCGGGTCTGGATAACTACCATATTGATCCGAGCCAGGGTACTCATTTTTTCCAGAATTTAACCTCATTCAGGGTGGGATATTTTACCATAAACCCCCATTTCCGGGAAGGGTTATATGATGTGGACTTCCTGGATGGGCAGCCGGCATATTATGAGGATACACATGTACGTCATGTGAGATTTGAACAACCTTTTAAGATACAGATTGACGGCCGGCATAACAAGGGGGTTATTTTCAAGCCGCAACCGGTAAAAGAGGGTGCCCGGGATATGACAGGAATTATAACGGGCAAAGGTGACTAG